Genomic window (Kangiella profundi):
AGCCTTCCTTGCAGTGCTGCATGTTGGAAAAGACAATAAATAACAAAAGAAGGGCCTGATGATATATTACGATTTTGGATTTTATTTGCTGCTGGCAACTGTCATTACAGGCGCCGTTGTTTTAATTGATAAGCTGAAATGGCGAAAAGAAAGGGAAGCCAAAGGCTTTGAATATGATGAAAAAGGGAATGAAAAAATGCCTATGTTCATCGATATCAGCCGCTCGTTTTTCCCGATTATTCTCGTCGTTTTTCTACTCAGGTCTTTTCTATACGAGCCCTACAGAATTCCTTCTGGCAGCATGAACCCAGGACTCTATGACGGCGACTTTATTCTAGTTAATAAGTTTTCCTACGGTATTCGCATGCCAGGCTTTAATACTGTAATTATCCCTACTGGCTCTCCAAAACGGGGTGATGTGGCTGTATTTCATCCACCTCATGAGCCGCAAACTGCTTACATTAAACGTATCATTGGTGAACCGGGTGACCGCCTGGAGTGGAGCCGAGGAGTGTTAACTATCACTCCCAGTTGCGAGTCTGGCGAAACATGCGAACCGATTGAGCTTCGCCCTCAATTTGTTTCCGATGAAGTCCCAGAGTTAGTACCTCAAGGAGAAATTCTAGATCTTTACAGCGAAAATTTGGGCGGTAATGATTATCAAGTTTTATATAAGGGCATACAAAGGTCACAAAGCCTTAATCACTCATGGTCAACTGTTGTTCCAGAAGGCCAGTATTTTGCTATGGGTGACAATCGTGATGGCAGTGCTGATTCTCGTTTTTGGGGATTTGTTGATGAGGATGCTCTAATTGGACGGGCAGCCTACAAGTGGTTGTTTTTAGAGTTCACAGAAGAGCCGGTTATATTTGGTAAAAAGTTACCAAAAGGCGTATCTTTTGGTAGAGTAGGTTCTATTGAATAAGCAAAATCAGTGCGTTAACGCGTTTTCTGTCCAGAGATGAGTATCTGGCAGAAAGGACAAAGGAGTATGGGGAAATGCTAAACAAAAAGTATCAAGATGGTATGACAGGTGCGGGTTGGGTAATTGTGCTGGCCATCGTCCTGTTTTTTATGTTCATGTTGATCAAACTGACACCAGCTTATCTGGAATATTTCAGTATTAAGAGCTCTATGGCTTCTGTAGCTGAACAGAATGTGGGTAACAGCTCAACTGGCGAAATTCGACGCCTGCTTGAAGGCCGCTTTAATATTAATGAGGTTAAATCGGTAAAAGCTTCAGATGCCAAAATCAAGGATATAACTGGTGGTCGCGCCCTTTATATCAAATATGAACGCCGCATTCCGTTGTTCGGAAATATTAGCGCACTGCTTGAATTTGAAAATGAAGTACCTCTTAATTAGAGAGCACTTAAAAGTAAGGTTTCTATCGCCAAGATGAGTCACAAAAAACTGTTAATCGAACGATTATGTAATCGTCTTGGCTATCAATTCACTGATCCCTCCTTGCTTAAATTGGCGCTAACTCATAGAAGCGGCGCTAATAAACATAATGAACGTCTGGAGTTCCTCGGTGACTCCATTTTAGGAATGGTAATTGCCGAGTATTTATTTATTCATTTAAAGAAAGCAGATGAGGGACAACTGACCCGCTTACGAGCAAGTCTGGTTAAAGGCAAAACCTTAGCCGAAATTGCTAAAGAGTTAGAGCTCGGTGACTGTCTTTATTTAGGTGAAGGTGAACTTAAAAGTGGTGGCTTTCGTCGCGCCTCAATTCTGGCTGATGCCCTGGAAGCCATTATTGGTGCCATATATCAGGATACCGGATTTGATGGGGCTAAAAAGGTCATTTTAGGTCTCTACCAAAAACGCCTGACTAATGTTGACCTCAAGTCGGTGCAAAAAGATCCTAAAACACAACTTCAGGAGTGGCTTCAATCACGCAAGCTACCTCTGCCTGAGTACGAACTACTGAAAGTGACAGGCGAGCCACATAAACAGACTTTCGATGTGGCTTGTGTGCTATCAGAAAAGAAGGTCAAAACTCATGGCTCAGGCTCGAGCAGACGCAACGCAGAGCAGCAGGCTGCTGAAAAAGCGTTAGCAATAATATTAGATGGTAAATAATTATGCATGAAGATTTTCGTTGTGGTTACGTCGCGGTACTTGGCCGACCCAATGTTGGTAAATCGACTTTGATGAACCACATTCTTGGGCAAAAGGTCAGTATTACTTCACGAAAACCACAAACCACCCGCCATCGAATTTTAGGTATTTATACCGATGATGACGCGCAGATTCTATTTGTTGATACACCGGGTATCCACAAAAAAGAAGCTCGCTCAATCAATCGCTATATGAATCGAGCTGCCAGCAGCTCGATGGTAGATGTTGATGTTATTATCTTCGTGGTCGATGGCACACAGTGGACTGAAGATGATGAGTTAGTGCTGGAAAAGTTACAGCAAACTAACTGTAAAACCATTCTTTTTGTTAATAAAGTCGATAAAATTCAGGATAAAGAGCAGTTATTACCTCATCTGGCTAAAATCACCGAGCGCTTTGAGTTTGATGCAGTTTTCCCAGGTTCTGCATTACGTGGAGACAATCTTGAGCCATTAATCAGCCAGATCAAAGATTGGCTTCCGAAAGGTGATTTATTCTTCCCGGAAGATTATGTGACTGACCGAAGCCAGCGTTTTATGGCAGCGGAACTGATTCGCGAAAAACTGATGCGTTCATTAGGCGAAGAGATCCCCTATTCATCCACCGTCGAAATCGAGCAGTTTAAGTCGGATGAAAAGGGCACACTGCATATCAATGGGTTGATTCTTGTTGAGCGTTCAGGCCAGAAAGCGATCATTATCGGTAAGCAGGGGCAGCGACTAAAGCAGATTGGGCAGGATGCTCGAATAGACATGGAAGAGCTGTTCGGTACCAAAGTATTTTTGCAGTTATGGGTTAAAGTAAAAGATGGCTGGGCTGATGATGAACGAGCTCTCCGCTCTCTGGGTTACGATGATATTTAATGGCCGATACGGAACTTACATCAGCTTTTGTCCTGCATGCCAGGCCTTTTAAAGAAACCAGCCTGATTGTTGAGTTATTTACCGAAGATTTTGGTCGTGTAAACGTATTAGCCAAAGGCGTTCGTGGTAATCGCAAAAATTCAAATCGAGCATTGCTGCAACCTTTTCAACCGCTCAAGGTGAGCTGGATTGGTCGAGGAGAGCTGAAGACGCTTAAGCAGCTTGAGCCTGACGGATTTGCTCATCGCCTGCAAGGCATTGCCAGTCTATCCGCATTATACCTTAATGAGTTGTTGCTACGGCTTTTTATCCAGTGGGATCCGCATCTGGATATTTTTCATTTATATAAAACCAGCCTTAAGCACCTTCATTCGGGCGATAAGCCAAACTTGATTCTTCGTGAGTTTGAGTTAGAGCTGCTTGATGTATTAGGTTATGCCATTGATTGGCAACATGATATTTATGGTGATGCCATCGAAGAGGGTATGACTTATGCCTTTGTTCCTGAGCAGGGTTTTATTCCTCAGCTGCAGGCTCCAGCGGATAGTTGGCTTGCACAGGGAGCGACTATTCTTGCGGTAGCCAATCATCAGTGGCAGTTAAGCGGTGCGCCGGCTTTGGCCCGGAAGGTTTGTCGAATGAACATTGATCAGTTGCTCAATGGCAAAGAACTTAATAGCAGAAAGCTTTTGCAGCAAACCCTTGCTATGCAGTCTTAGGTTTCATAGCATGTTCAGCAGCATAACTTTTAATTCATTGTTGTAAGATTAATCCAGTATTACAATTGGGACAGCTTACCCAATCGTATTAACTCAACGGCATACTTATGAAAAATCCAATTCTACTTGGCGTCAACATAGACCACATAGCAACAGTGCGAAATGC
Coding sequences:
- the lepB gene encoding signal peptidase I; translation: MIYYDFGFYLLLATVITGAVVLIDKLKWRKEREAKGFEYDEKGNEKMPMFIDISRSFFPIILVVFLLRSFLYEPYRIPSGSMNPGLYDGDFILVNKFSYGIRMPGFNTVIIPTGSPKRGDVAVFHPPHEPQTAYIKRIIGEPGDRLEWSRGVLTITPSCESGETCEPIELRPQFVSDEVPELVPQGEILDLYSENLGGNDYQVLYKGIQRSQSLNHSWSTVVPEGQYFAMGDNRDGSADSRFWGFVDEDALIGRAAYKWLFLEFTEEPVIFGKKLPKGVSFGRVGSIE
- a CDS encoding DUF4845 domain-containing protein, with the translated sequence MLNKKYQDGMTGAGWVIVLAIVLFFMFMLIKLTPAYLEYFSIKSSMASVAEQNVGNSSTGEIRRLLEGRFNINEVKSVKASDAKIKDITGGRALYIKYERRIPLFGNISALLEFENEVPLN
- the rnc gene encoding ribonuclease III, producing the protein MSHKKLLIERLCNRLGYQFTDPSLLKLALTHRSGANKHNERLEFLGDSILGMVIAEYLFIHLKKADEGQLTRLRASLVKGKTLAEIAKELELGDCLYLGEGELKSGGFRRASILADALEAIIGAIYQDTGFDGAKKVILGLYQKRLTNVDLKSVQKDPKTQLQEWLQSRKLPLPEYELLKVTGEPHKQTFDVACVLSEKKVKTHGSGSSRRNAEQQAAEKALAIILDGK
- the era gene encoding GTPase Era is translated as MHEDFRCGYVAVLGRPNVGKSTLMNHILGQKVSITSRKPQTTRHRILGIYTDDDAQILFVDTPGIHKKEARSINRYMNRAASSSMVDVDVIIFVVDGTQWTEDDELVLEKLQQTNCKTILFVNKVDKIQDKEQLLPHLAKITERFEFDAVFPGSALRGDNLEPLISQIKDWLPKGDLFFPEDYVTDRSQRFMAAELIREKLMRSLGEEIPYSSTVEIEQFKSDEKGTLHINGLILVERSGQKAIIIGKQGQRLKQIGQDARIDMEELFGTKVFLQLWVKVKDGWADDERALRSLGYDDI
- the recO gene encoding DNA repair protein RecO, whose translation is MADTELTSAFVLHARPFKETSLIVELFTEDFGRVNVLAKGVRGNRKNSNRALLQPFQPLKVSWIGRGELKTLKQLEPDGFAHRLQGIASLSALYLNELLLRLFIQWDPHLDIFHLYKTSLKHLHSGDKPNLILREFELELLDVLGYAIDWQHDIYGDAIEEGMTYAFVPEQGFIPQLQAPADSWLAQGATILAVANHQWQLSGAPALARKVCRMNIDQLLNGKELNSRKLLQQTLAMQS